GACGGCGCTCGGAGCCGCACCTGTTCGGCTCGGCCAACACCGGGCGGGTGTTCCGCGAGGATCTCGACGGGGTGGCCTACGACAACGACTTCATCTTCGACGTGCTGCCGTGGAACTTCGAACCGTCCGAGCTCGGGGCGGCGTTCGGCCTGCAGCAGCTGAAGAAGCTCGATGCGAACTTCGCCCGCCGCGCGGAGATCTTCGACGCCTTCAACGACGCCTTCGGCAGCTATCCCGTGTTGTTCTCGCTGCCTCGCCAGCTGCCGGACTGGCACACCGCCTGGCTGTGCTACCCGGTGATGGTCCGGCCCGGCGCCGGGTTCGCGCGCAGCGACCTGCAGGAATCGCTCGAAGCGGCGGGCATCGACACGCGCACGGTGTGGAGCGGCAACATCACCCGGCACCCGATGATGCGGGGCGTCGAGCACCGGGTTCCCGAGGGCGGGCTGCCCAACGCCGACGCCGTGTTCGAGCGCGGTATGTCGCTGGGGATGAGCCACGGCACCACGGCGGCGGAGCTCGACCACGTGGTGGCCAGCATCCACGCCTTCGCATCGCGCTTCGCGCCCGCGGTCGGCTCGGTGGGATGAGTGCCGATGTCGAGGATCAAGACGGCGCTCTACGCTCCGGCGCTCGGGCGTGACGTGGCGGCATGGCAGGCAGAGCTGCGCCGGCTGGACGACAGCGGGCTGTCCGCGCTGTCGGTGTCCGACCACTTCATGGTCGGGCGGGTGGATCCGGTCGCCGCGCTGACCGCCATCGCGATGAGCACCCGGCGGTTGCGGGTCATGGCGCTGGTGCTGTGCAACGACTACCGGCATCCGGTGATCACCCACCACGCCGCGGCCAGCATCGACGTGCTCTCCGGCGGTCGGCTGGACCTCGGCCTGGGTGCCGGTTACCTGGCGGCCGAGTACGCCGCGGCCGGTCTGCCCTACGACCCGCCGGGGCGGCGCGTCGACCGGCTGGCGGAGTCGGTCGAGGTCATCAAGGCGCTGTTCGCCGGCCGGCCGGTGCACCACGAGGGCGCGGCCTACTCGGTGACCGGGCTGACCGGGACCCCGGCGCCGGTGCAGACCCCGCACCCGCCGCTGCTGATCGGTGGCGGCGGGAAGCGGATGCTCACCATGGCCGGCAAGCACGCGCAGATCGCCGGGATCCACTCGAACCTGCGACACGGCTCGGCCTACGACGCGGCCGTCATCGAGGACATGCTGCCGGACCGGATGGCGCGCAAGATCGCGTGGGTCCGGGAGGCGGCGGAGCGCGCCGGACGCGACCCCGACCAGCTGGACTACCTGTCGATCACCTGGACCTGCCGGGTGGTGGACAGCCCGCGGCAGACCGACGCCGCGCTCGCCGAGGTGTGCCGGGCCTACGCGGTCGATCCGGGAGTCGGGCGGCAGTCCGCGGGCCTGCTGGTCGGGACCGTCGAGCAGTGCGTCGAACAGCTCCTGCAGCGGCAGGACGGACTGGGGCTGAACTACGTCGACTTCGGGGCCGCGAGGGCCGCGGAGGTCGAACCGCTGGTCGCAGCATTGTCCGCTTTGGACTGAGAAGTTCCCGCATCCGACAACGGAGTCGAAGATGTCCGAAACCGCCGTGCGAAGAACTCCCGATCCGGCCGTGCTGCGCAAGGTCGCGCTGTCCGGCCTGCTCGGCACCGTCATCGAGTACTACGACTTCCTGCTCTACGGAACGCTGGCCGCCATCGTGTTCGGCGAGCTGTTCTTCCCGGGATCCGATCCGGTCGTCGGCACCATCGCCTCGTTCGGGACGCTGGCCGTCGGTTACGTCGCCCGGCCCGTCGGCGGGATCGTCTTCGGGCACTTCGGCGACCGGATGGGCCGCAAGTCGATGCTCGTGGTCACCATGGTCATGATGGGTCTGGCGAGCGTGCTGATCGGCCTGCTGCCGACCTACCACGTGATCGGGGTGTGGGCGCCGGTCCTGCTGGTGCTGTGCCGGATCGTGCAGGGCGTGGCCATCGGCGGCGAATGGGCCGGTGCGACGCTGATGGTCGTCGAGCACGCCGACGCCAAGCGCAGGGGGCTGTGGAACGGTCTGCTGCAGATGGGTTCGCCGCTGGGCTCGGTGCTCTCGACGATCGCGGTCGCGCTGGTGACCAGGCTGCCCGAGGAGCAGCTGATGTCCTGGGGTTGGCGGGTGCCGTTCCTGTTCAGCGCGGTGCTGCTCGGCGTCGGGCTGTACGTGCGGATCAGCATCGCCGAGAGCCCGCTGTTCGAGCAGTCGCGGGCCGCCGTGGACAAGCCGAAGGTCCCGCTGGTGGAGGTGCTGCGCAATCCCGGCACCTTCGTCCTCGCCAGCGCCGTCGGCATCGGTCCGTTCGCGCTGACCGCGTTGATCAGCACCTTCATGATCACCTACGGCCGGTCCATCGGGTACGACACCGCCGACGTGGTGACCGGAGTGCTGATCACCGCCGTGATAGGGCTGGTGGCCATCCCGCTGTTCTCCGTGCTGTCGGACCACCTCGGCCGCCGGACCGTGGTGGTGGGTGGTGCGGCGGGGATCGTGCTGCTGGCTTTCCCGATGTACGCCCTGGTCAACACGAAGGTGGTGGCTCTGCTGTTCGTCGGCATGGCGCTGGGGCAGTTGATCCAGAACGCGATGTACGCGCCGCTCGGCCCGCTGCTGTCGGAGATGTTCGGCACCGGCGTCCGCTACACCGGCGTCTCGCTCGGCTACCAGGTGGGCGCACTCGTCGGCGGAGGCTTCACACCGCTGCTCGCCAGCAGCGTGTTCACCGTCTCGGGCGCGCCGTCGAGCACTCCGCTGGCGGTGCTGGCGGGCGCTTGCGGCCTCGTGACGCTGCTGGCCATCTGGCGCACCGGTGAGACTCGCGGTCGTGATCTGACGCAGGAGGTCGAGACGCGCGCTGGTGCCTCGACCTGAGGAGACGCGAGCCCCGTGTTCCCGGTCCACTGACCGGGAAGCGGTCTCGCTCCGCCGGTTATCCGCATGTATGGTCCCACCGCACCAATCAGAAGACGTTGCGCCGTAGGGCTTTTCGGGCCCGGGTGTACGGCACTGCCGAGGAGGGCGATCGTGTTCGACGAAGAGGTCGCGGCGGTCATCCAGTCGCTCGACGCGGGTTTTCCGCGGGTCGAGGAGATGACCGGGCCCGAAGCACGTGCCGCGATCGCGGCGCGGCGGCAACCGGTGCGCAACCCGGACGTCGTGGCGAAGACCGAAGACCGGAGGATTCCCGGGCCCGGCGGTGAGCTTCCGGTCCGCCTGTACTTCCCGCACCACGACGGTGACGGGGCGCTGCCGGTGGTCGTCTTCTGCCACGGCGGCGGGTTCGTGTTCTGCGACCTCGAGTCGCACGACGGGTTCTGCCGCGAGCTTTCGGCACGAACGGAGTCGGTGGTGATCTCGGTGGACTACCGGCTGGCACCGGAGCACAGAGCACCCGCGGCGGCCCACGACGCCTACGCCGCGCTGACCTGGGCTGCCGAGAACGCCCGCGAGCTCGGGGGAGACCCGGACCGGTTGCTGATCGCCGGTGACAGCGCCGGCGGCAACCTCGCGGCCAGCGCTTGCCTGCTGGCCAGGGACGCCGGCGGGCCTGGAGTGGCGGCTCAAGTGCTCATCTACCCCGCGCTTGACCCCGCTTGCGACAGCGCGAGCTACCGCGAACGCGGCAGCGGTTACGGGAACACCAAGGCCGCTATGGAGTGGTACTGGCGCCAGTACCTGCCCGCTGACGGCGCGGTCGAACCCCGGTACCAGGTCGAACCGCTGGCCGCGGACACCTTCCGCGGTCTGCCGCCCGCCATCGTCGTGACCGCCGGCCTGGACCCGCTGTCCGACGACGGCCGGGCCTACGCGGCGGCTCTGGCGCGGGACGGGGTGGCGGTGACGCATCGGCACTACCCGGGCCTGTTCCACGGATTCCTGACCATCATGCCGCTGCAGGCCGGGCAATCGGCCCGCGACCTGCTGTGGCACGACCTGCGCGCAGCTGCGAAGCGAGGAGCACCATGACCACCGGAGTTCACGAGGTGCGCGACGTCCTGGTCGTCGGAGCCGGATTCGCCGGTCTCTACGCCGTGCACGCGTTCCGCGAAGCCGGACTCGACGTCGGATGCCTCGAAGCGGGCGAGGCCATCGGGGGAACCTGGTTCTTCAACCGGTACCCGGGCGCCCGCTGCGACGTGGAGAGCATCGACTACTCGTACTCGTTCGACGACGACCTGCAGAACGACTGGGTGTGGAGCGAGCGCTACGCGACCCAGCCGGAGATCCTCGCCTACCTCGACCACGTGGCCGACCGCTTCGCGCTGCGTCGGCACATCCAGCTGCGGAAGCGGGTCGTGGCCGCGCACTTCGACGAGCAGGCGTCGCGTTGGACGGCGCGCACCGAGGACGGTGACGAGCACCTCGCGCGGTACCTCGTGTTCGCCACGGGCTCCCTGTCGGCGCCGAACAAGCCGGACATCCCCGGTGCCGAGTCCTTCGCCGGCGAAACGTACTTCACCGCGCGCTGGCCGCAACCGGGGCCGGCGCTGGAGGGCAAGCGCGTCGGCGTCATCGGCACGGGCTCGTCGGCGATCCAGTCGGTGCCGATCCTGGCCGAGCAGGCCCGCTCGCTCACCGTCTTCCAGCGCACGCCGAACTACAGCGTGCCCGCGCTGAACCGGAAGCTCACCGACGAGGAGCAGCGCCGGATCCGCGCGGAATACCCGCAGCGGCGGCGGAAATCGCGCATGAGCGGTGGTGGTTCGACGCACGAGCCGTACCCGAAGCCGGCGCAGGAGTGCACTCCGGAGGAGCGCGAGGCCGCGCTGGAGGCGGGCTGGCGCAACGGTGGTGTGCTGTTCGGCAAGACCTTCCCCGACCAGTTCACCAACAGCGCGTCGAACGACTTCGCCCGGGAGTTCGCCGCGCGCAAGATCCGGGAGATCGTCGAGGACCCGGGAACCGCCGAGGACCTGATCCCCACCGATCACCCCATCGGCACCAAGCGGATCTGCACCGATTCCGGCTACTTCGAGACGTTCAACCGGGACGAGGTCTCGCTGGTCAACCTGCGCCGGGACCCGATCGAGCGGATCACCGCCGCGGGCATCGAGACCAGCGCCGGGTTCCACGAGCTGGACGTGCTGGTCTACGCCACCGGGTTCGACGCGATGACCGGCGCGCTCATGCGGGTCGACATCACCGGCCCGCTCGGCGACCGGATCCAGGACGCGTGGGCGGAGGGACCGGTGACCTACCTCGGCGTGCAGATCCCGGGGTTCCCGAACCTCTTCACCGTCAACGGCCCGGGTTCGCCGTCGGTGCTGGCGAACATGGTGCTGACCGCGGAGCAGCAGGTCGACTGGCTCGCCGAGCTGGTCCGGCACGCCGACGACGCCGGGGCGACCCAGGTCGAGGTGCGCCGCGACGCCGCGATCAAGTGGACCGAGCACGTCCAGCAGGCCGCGGACGCCACACTGTTCCCCCGCGCGAACTCGTGGTACCTGGGCGCGAACATCGAGGGCAAGCCGCGCCGGTTCATGCCGTACGTGGCCGGACTGGGCGCCTACCGCCGGCGCTGCGACGCGATCCGGGACGACGGCTACGAGGGGTTCGTGTTCACCTCTCGCTGAGTCCTGAACAGCGGGACTCGCGCTGGGGCCGCTCGGAGAAGCGTGCGAACGTGACGGAGTGCGTGCATCGACAGCCGGTACCGGGAATTCCGAAGACCTTTCGATCGCCGACGCGGTCGCCCGCCTCAGCGGAGCCGAGCGGACGGGAACGCCCGCGGCACCGGTGCGGGACGTGCTCGGCGACACCGACATCGCCCTCGCCTACGCCGTGCAGCAGGAGCTCGCGCGGCAGCGGGAGGCCAGGGGCGCGGTGGCGGTGGGCCGCAAGATCGGGCTGACCTCGCCCGCCGTCCAGCGGCAGATGGGCGTCGACCAGCCCGATTTCGGGGTGCTCTTCGCCGACATGGACGTCTCCGGCCGGGCCGAGATCCCGTCCGGTCGTCTGCTGCAGCCACGGGTCGAAGCCGAGATCGCCTTCGTGCTGGCGGAAGACCTGGCCGACGGCGAGCTGGACGCGGCGCAGGTGCGCGCTGCGGTGGACCACGCGGTGCCGGCGCTGGAGATCGTCGACAGCCGGATCGCCGGGTGGGACATCGCGATCACCGACACCGTCGCCGACAACGCCTCCAGCGGGCTGTTCGTGCTGGCCGACCGGCGGTTCTCGCTCGACGAGTTCGAACCGAGGAACACCACCATGCGGCTCTACGCCGACGGCGAACTGGTCTCGGAGGGCGACGGGACTGCGTGCCTGGGCGATCCGCTCGCCGCGCTCGCCTGGCTGGCCCGCACAGCGCGGTCCTTGGGCGACCCGCTGCGGGCCGGGCAGATCGTGCTTTCCGGGGCGCTGGGCCCGTTGGTCCCGGCGAGCCCGGGAATGCGCTTCCGCGCTGAGATCGACCCGCTCGGCGAGGTCACCGCCACGTTCTCCTGAACGCCGACATCGCGCTCGACCTGACGGCCCGCAGCGGCGTGGCCGGCCGGAGTCCCGGTGTCGGTCACGGGAAGCGGCGCCGGGACAACAACGGCCCGACCAGCCGCTGGGCCGCCAACCGGATGTCGGTCTCGGCCTGCCCGGCGGAGGTCTTGCCGCTGAGCCGGGAGATGAGGACGCCCCACCAGCTGAACACCAGCAAGCGGACGGTGCTCTCGACCTCGTCGCCGGGCGCGGAGCGGGTGAGGGTGTCCAGGATGGCGTGGAAGAGCGCCGAATCGCGCTCCGCGGACCCGGACGGACCCGAGGTGTAGTTGGTGGCGGCGCTCTGCACCATCGCCGCGCACAGCCGGGGGCGCCGCAGCAGTTCCCGGCTCAGCGATACGAGGGCCTCGCCGATGTCGCTGACGAGGTCTTCGCTCTCGGTCGGCCACAGCCGCCCGAGGAACGCGCCGAGCTGCGCCTCGAAGACCGCGGCGAACAGGTGCGTCTTGGACGGGAAGTAGCGGTAGAGCGTTCCGATCGCGACCCCGGCGTCCTTGGCCACGTCGTTCATCTGCACGTGGTCGAGGTCCGCCCGGGCGCCGAGTTCGGTGGCGGCGTCGAGGATGCGGTCCCGGCGCGCGACCTGGTCCTCGGACATCGGAGATGCGGGCGGCCGCGTCTCGGCGATTCTCGCCACTGTTCCCCCGTTCCGGTCGCGCCTGGTCCGAGCCCCAGGATAGGGGCGTGTCAGCCGGCGGACCTGCCATCCGGTCGGGTGAGGAAGGCCAGGACCGCGCTTTCCCAGGCCTCGTTCTGCTCGATCATCGCCGAGTGCCCGCAGTCGGGGAGCACGTGCACTTCGGTGCGGGGACGGCCCGCATCGGCAGCAGCGTCATGACGACCGGGCTGACCCGGTCGTCCCGACCTCGGTGCCGTGCTGCGGGGCCCGGTCACAACCAGTCGCCACCGACCGCGAGCAGCTGGGCCACCGGCTCGTTCGGCCACGACTGCTGGGCGATCGCGAGGTCCGGTCGCGGCTGCCTCGGCACGTCCGCGATGGTGGCGAGTTCGGTCGAGATGGCGTGGGCGGCCTGGATGAGCAGGGGAGCGACCCGCTCCAGCGGCGACTGCACGTCGCCCACCAGCGAGATCGCGCCCACCGGGCCGTCCCGTCCGCGCAGCGCGATGCCGACGCAGCCGACCGTCGGGAAGCACTCGCCGCGTTCGAAGGCCAATCCGCGGCGGCGCCGGATCCGGTCGAGTTCCTGGTGCAGGACGCCGGGATCGGCGATGCTGCGCGCGGTGCGGCGGACCGCGTTGCCGTACTCGGTCTCGACTCGTTCCACGGGCAACCAGGCGAGCATCGCTTTGCCGAGCGCGGTGCAGTGCGCCGGGGCGCGGCCGCCGACGCGCGAGGGCACCTCGACGGCGGAGCGGCCGCCCACCTTGTCCAGGTAGTACACCTCGGTGTCGACGAGGACCGCCAGGTGCACTACCAGCTCGGTGCGGATCGCCAGGTCGTGGAGCACGGGTGCCGCTGCGCTGCGCAGCGCGTTCTGCCCGATCTCGCGGCCGCCGAGCCCGAGCGCGCGCTTGCCGAGCCGGTACCCGGACGTCGTGTGGTCGAGCCACCGCAAGCGGACGAGCTGGTCCAGGATGCGATGGGCCGTGGAGCGGGGGAGACGGGTCCGCCGGGTCACGTCCTCCAATGTCTGATGGGTGTGCGGGCGTTCGAACAGGTCCAGGATCAGTGTCAGCCGCTCCACCATGGACGGCGGGACGCGCTGCTCGACTGCCGACTCGGCACTCGTCCTCAACGTTGAGGTCATGCCACACCTCTCGATCGGCTCGATCGGCGGAATGAAATTGATTCTAACGGCATGCTAACAGCGGCGGGCGCGGTCGGAAAGCGCCTGAGCGGTGAAATCCGTTGTGCGGACGCAGGAAACCGGACTTAGGTGACGGGAGCGGCCAGGTTCCGGTTCGGGTCCCGCACAGCGGGAGTGGGTGTTGAACCGCCGCCGCCGGTCGTCTTCGCTCCCGCTGGAGCGAGGTGGCCGCGCCGTCTCCGCGGGCCGGTTGAAGTCCGATCGGTGCCCACTGTGGACCGATCGGAACTCCCGTCACGGCCCCGCGATCGCTGGAACGGTTCCGATGGAGGGATTTCATGCCGACAGCGCGGGAAGTCTTCGGCGGCGATCTCGCCGTGGTGACCGGGGCCGGTGCCGGTATCGGTGCCGGACTGACCAGGCACCTCGCCGGTGATCTCGGCATGACGGTGATCGCCGCCGACGTCGACGCGCAAGCTGCCCACCGCATCGCCGATGAGCTGGGGAAACGCGTGGTGCCGCGCGTCGTCGACGTGCGGGATCCCGACGCGGTGGACCGGCTGGCCCGCCACGTGGAAGAGGAGTTCGGCCCCGTCCGGCTGCTGATCAACAACGCCGGCGTCGAGCAGTTCGGCTACCTGTGGGACGTCTCGCCGACGCACTGGCAACGCGTCGTGGACGTCAACATCAGCGGGGTCTTCCACGGCATCAGGGCCTTCCTGCCCGGCATGATCGCCGCTGGTCGGCGCAGTCACGTGCTCGCGCTCGCCTCGATCGGCGCGGTCACCTCGCTGCCCCTGCAGGCGCCTTACATCATGAGCAAGCACGCGGTGCTGGCCATGACCGAGTGCCTGCACCAGGAGATCGCCGGGGTCGGCGCCGACATCGTCGTCTCGGCGGTGCTGCCGGGGCTGGTGGAGTCCGACATCTTCAGCTCCGCGGGCGGCGTCGAATCCGGCGACGTCGCCGCCGCCGAGGAGCAGCGGAGGACCATGCTGGCCATCCGCGAGCAGGCCATCAGCGCCGACGAAGCGGCGGAGACCATCGTGGCGCAGGCGGCGCGCGGCGAGTTCTACATCGTGACCCACCCCGAACTCGTGCACGCGGCCATGGCGGCGCGCGCCGACCAGCTGGTGAACCGCCGCGCACCGGCGCCGCACCGGAGCCGGTTCGCCGCGTCGGAGTAGGCACCGGCCAGTCCCGTTGAGCGGGAGGAACGCTTCACCGCAGGTGACAGCGGTGGTGCGATGCCGCCGAACGCCAGCACCACGACGAGGAGACGTCGATGCCCACGAGCACACCGCCCGCGCCCACTCCCGCGCGGGATACGGCAGTCGACCTGGTCGTGATCGGTTCCGGAACCGGGATGGCCGCCGCACTCGCCGGGCACGAGCAGGGCCTCGACGTCCTGATCGTCGAGAAGACCGACTACGTCGGCGGCTCGACGGCCTTGTCCGGTGGCGCGTTCTGGATCCCGGCGAGCTCGCTGCTGGCGGAGCAGGGCGCGGTCGACTCGCCCGAGCGCGCCGAGGCCTACCTGCGTTCCGTGGTCCGCGGCACCTCGCCGGACGAGCGGTGGGAGAGCTTCCTGCGCCACGGCGACGAGACGATCCGGATGCTGCGGCGGACGACGTCGATGCGCTTCATGTGGAGCAAGGGCTACTCCGACTACCACCCGGAACTGCCCGGTGGCGTCGCCGCCGGCCGCAGCTGCGAGTGCAAGCCCTTCGACGTCGCGACGCTGGGCGCCGAACGCGCCCGGCTTCGTTCCTCGGCGCTGAAGTCGCCGGTGCCGATGCCGATCACCGGCTACGACTACAAGTGGATGAACCTCATGGCCCGGGTGCCGAGCCGCGGCGTTCCACGGGTGGCGTTGCGGATGGCGCAGGGCATCGGCGGGAAACTCCTCGGCCGCGAGTACGTCGCGGGAGGCCAGGCGCTCGCCGCGGGCCTGTACGGGGGAGTGCTCCGGGCCGGGATCCCGGTGTGGACGCGGACCTCCTTGCAGCGGTTGACCACGGAGGGCGGCCGGGTGACGGGTGTGGTGCTCGAGCAGGGCGGGCGCGAGGTGACGGTGCAGTCCCGGCGCGGCGTCGTGCTCGCCGCCGGCGGTTTCGACCACGACATCGCGTGGCGCAAGGAGTTCCAGTCCGAGGCGCTCGAACCCGGCTGGAGCCTGGGGAACAAGGGCAACACCGGCGATGCCATCCGGATCGGTCAGGAGGTCGGGGCCGACATCGGTCTGATGGACCAGGCTTGGTGGTTCCCCGCCGTCGCACCGCTGCCCGGTGGGGCGCCGTCGGTCCTGCTCGCCGAGCGGTCGCTGCCGGGATCGCTGATCGTCGACGGGCGCGGACACCGGTTCGTCAACGAGTCCACCGACTACATGAGCTTCGGCCAGCGAGTGCTGGAACGGGAGCGCTCCGGCGACGCCGTCGGACCGATGTGGATGGTGTTCGACCAGCGCTACCGCAACAGCTACGTCTACGCGGGCGGGGTGTTCCCGCGGATGGCGTTGCCGGGGAGCTGGTACGAAGCCGGCATCGCGCACCGGTCGGACGACCCGGCGGACCTGGCCCGTCGAGCGGGGCTGACGGAAGCGGGGTTCGTCGCGACCCTGCGCCGGTTCAACGAGCTGGCCGCAGCGGGTGTGGACGACGACTTCCACCGCGGGGCCAGCGCGTACGACCGCTACTACGGCGACCCGACCGTCACGCCGAACCCGAACCTGCGCCCCCTGAACGGCCCGCTGTACGCGGTGCGGATCGTCCTCGGCGACCTCGGTACCTGCGGTGGTCTGCGCGCGGACGGCCACGGGCGCGTGCTTCGGCCGGACGGATCCCCGATCGACGGGCTCTACGCGATCGGCAACACCGCGGCGAACGCCTTCGGCGCCACCTACCCGGGCGCCGGAGCAACCATCGGCCAGGGCCTCGTCTTCGGCAACGTGGTGGCGAAGCACGCCGCGAGCCGTGCCTGACGACAGCGAGAGGCGACGGCTTCCTCCATCCCGGATCCGGTCGGTGTGGAGGTCGTCGGGCAGCCGGCTCGGGAGTGCGGTCAGCGGCCTTTCGCGGCGGGAAGCCGAAGATCTGCTCTCCCGGTCAGTGGGACCGGCCCGACACGGCGGGGCGTCCGACGAGCATCGTGCTCCCATGGCGATCTGGGACGACGAGTGCGACGTGCTGGTGGTCGGTTCCGGCGGCGGCGCGCTGACCGGGGCGTACACGGCATCCCGCGAGGGGCTTTCGGTGCTGGTGGTCGAGGCGACCGACAAGTTCGGCGGCACCACGGCGTATTCCGGCGGCGGGCTGTGGTTCCCGGGCAACGCCGTGCTCAAGCGGGCCGGCGACCAGGACAC
This portion of the Saccharopolyspora antimicrobica genome encodes:
- a CDS encoding TIGR03621 family F420-dependent LLM class oxidoreductase translates to MSRIKTALYAPALGRDVAAWQAELRRLDDSGLSALSVSDHFMVGRVDPVAALTAIAMSTRRLRVMALVLCNDYRHPVITHHAAASIDVLSGGRLDLGLGAGYLAAEYAAAGLPYDPPGRRVDRLAESVEVIKALFAGRPVHHEGAAYSVTGLTGTPAPVQTPHPPLLIGGGGKRMLTMAGKHAQIAGIHSNLRHGSAYDAAVIEDMLPDRMARKIAWVREAAERAGRDPDQLDYLSITWTCRVVDSPRQTDAALAEVCRAYAVDPGVGRQSAGLLVGTVEQCVEQLLQRQDGLGLNYVDFGAARAAEVEPLVAALSALD
- a CDS encoding MFS transporter; protein product: MSETAVRRTPDPAVLRKVALSGLLGTVIEYYDFLLYGTLAAIVFGELFFPGSDPVVGTIASFGTLAVGYVARPVGGIVFGHFGDRMGRKSMLVVTMVMMGLASVLIGLLPTYHVIGVWAPVLLVLCRIVQGVAIGGEWAGATLMVVEHADAKRRGLWNGLLQMGSPLGSVLSTIAVALVTRLPEEQLMSWGWRVPFLFSAVLLGVGLYVRISIAESPLFEQSRAAVDKPKVPLVEVLRNPGTFVLASAVGIGPFALTALISTFMITYGRSIGYDTADVVTGVLITAVIGLVAIPLFSVLSDHLGRRTVVVGGAAGIVLLAFPMYALVNTKVVALLFVGMALGQLIQNAMYAPLGPLLSEMFGTGVRYTGVSLGYQVGALVGGGFTPLLASSVFTVSGAPSSTPLAVLAGACGLVTLLAIWRTGETRGRDLTQEVETRAGAST
- a CDS encoding alpha/beta hydrolase — protein: MFDEEVAAVIQSLDAGFPRVEEMTGPEARAAIAARRQPVRNPDVVAKTEDRRIPGPGGELPVRLYFPHHDGDGALPVVVFCHGGGFVFCDLESHDGFCRELSARTESVVISVDYRLAPEHRAPAAAHDAYAALTWAAENARELGGDPDRLLIAGDSAGGNLAASACLLARDAGGPGVAAQVLIYPALDPACDSASYRERGSGYGNTKAAMEWYWRQYLPADGAVEPRYQVEPLAADTFRGLPPAIVVTAGLDPLSDDGRAYAAALARDGVAVTHRHYPGLFHGFLTIMPLQAGQSARDLLWHDLRAAAKRGAP
- a CDS encoding flavin-containing monooxygenase; this translates as MTTGVHEVRDVLVVGAGFAGLYAVHAFREAGLDVGCLEAGEAIGGTWFFNRYPGARCDVESIDYSYSFDDDLQNDWVWSERYATQPEILAYLDHVADRFALRRHIQLRKRVVAAHFDEQASRWTARTEDGDEHLARYLVFATGSLSAPNKPDIPGAESFAGETYFTARWPQPGPALEGKRVGVIGTGSSAIQSVPILAEQARSLTVFQRTPNYSVPALNRKLTDEEQRRIRAEYPQRRRKSRMSGGGSTHEPYPKPAQECTPEEREAALEAGWRNGGVLFGKTFPDQFTNSASNDFAREFAARKIREIVEDPGTAEDLIPTDHPIGTKRICTDSGYFETFNRDEVSLVNLRRDPIERITAAGIETSAGFHELDVLVYATGFDAMTGALMRVDITGPLGDRIQDAWAEGPVTYLGVQIPGFPNLFTVNGPGSPSVLANMVLTAEQQVDWLAELVRHADDAGATQVEVRRDAAIKWTEHVQQAADATLFPRANSWYLGANIEGKPRRFMPYVAGLGAYRRRCDAIRDDGYEGFVFTSR
- a CDS encoding 2-keto-4-pentenoate hydratase → MRASTAGTGNSEDLSIADAVARLSGAERTGTPAAPVRDVLGDTDIALAYAVQQELARQREARGAVAVGRKIGLTSPAVQRQMGVDQPDFGVLFADMDVSGRAEIPSGRLLQPRVEAEIAFVLAEDLADGELDAAQVRAAVDHAVPALEIVDSRIAGWDIAITDTVADNASSGLFVLADRRFSLDEFEPRNTTMRLYADGELVSEGDGTACLGDPLAALAWLARTARSLGDPLRAGQIVLSGALGPLVPASPGMRFRAEIDPLGEVTATFS
- a CDS encoding TetR family transcriptional regulator — protein: MSEDQVARRDRILDAATELGARADLDHVQMNDVAKDAGVAIGTLYRYFPSKTHLFAAVFEAQLGAFLGRLWPTESEDLVSDIGEALVSLSRELLRRPRLCAAMVQSAATNYTSGPSGSAERDSALFHAILDTLTRSAPGDEVESTVRLLVFSWWGVLISRLSGKTSAGQAETDIRLAAQRLVGPLLSRRRFP
- a CDS encoding IclR family transcriptional regulator translates to MTSTLRTSAESAVEQRVPPSMVERLTLILDLFERPHTHQTLEDVTRRTRLPRSTAHRILDQLVRLRWLDHTTSGYRLGKRALGLGGREIGQNALRSAAAPVLHDLAIRTELVVHLAVLVDTEVYYLDKVGGRSAVEVPSRVGGRAPAHCTALGKAMLAWLPVERVETEYGNAVRRTARSIADPGVLHQELDRIRRRRGLAFERGECFPTVGCVGIALRGRDGPVGAISLVGDVQSPLERVAPLLIQAAHAISTELATIADVPRQPRPDLAIAQQSWPNEPVAQLLAVGGDWL
- a CDS encoding SDR family NAD(P)-dependent oxidoreductase, translating into MPTAREVFGGDLAVVTGAGAGIGAGLTRHLAGDLGMTVIAADVDAQAAHRIADELGKRVVPRVVDVRDPDAVDRLARHVEEEFGPVRLLINNAGVEQFGYLWDVSPTHWQRVVDVNISGVFHGIRAFLPGMIAAGRRSHVLALASIGAVTSLPLQAPYIMSKHAVLAMTECLHQEIAGVGADIVVSAVLPGLVESDIFSSAGGVESGDVAAAEEQRRTMLAIREQAISADEAAETIVAQAARGEFYIVTHPELVHAAMAARADQLVNRRAPAPHRSRFAASE
- a CDS encoding 3-ketosteroid-delta-1-dehydrogenase → MPTSTPPAPTPARDTAVDLVVIGSGTGMAAALAGHEQGLDVLIVEKTDYVGGSTALSGGAFWIPASSLLAEQGAVDSPERAEAYLRSVVRGTSPDERWESFLRHGDETIRMLRRTTSMRFMWSKGYSDYHPELPGGVAAGRSCECKPFDVATLGAERARLRSSALKSPVPMPITGYDYKWMNLMARVPSRGVPRVALRMAQGIGGKLLGREYVAGGQALAAGLYGGVLRAGIPVWTRTSLQRLTTEGGRVTGVVLEQGGREVTVQSRRGVVLAAGGFDHDIAWRKEFQSEALEPGWSLGNKGNTGDAIRIGQEVGADIGLMDQAWWFPAVAPLPGGAPSVLLAERSLPGSLIVDGRGHRFVNESTDYMSFGQRVLERERSGDAVGPMWMVFDQRYRNSYVYAGGVFPRMALPGSWYEAGIAHRSDDPADLARRAGLTEAGFVATLRRFNELAAAGVDDDFHRGASAYDRYYGDPTVTPNPNLRPLNGPLYAVRIVLGDLGTCGGLRADGHGRVLRPDGSPIDGLYAIGNTAANAFGATYPGAGATIGQGLVFGNVVAKHAASRA